One part of the Salvelinus namaycush isolate Seneca unplaced genomic scaffold, SaNama_1.0 Scaffold341, whole genome shotgun sequence genome encodes these proteins:
- the LOC120040322 gene encoding polymeric immunoglobulin receptor-like has translation MRILLIVILLSFMTGCLSSFKVTGYSGGTVIIDCHYSTEERSHEKYFCVGQFSWICKYQIQTGLNNTWFHSGRFSLYDITGRNYFKVIIRQLTRQDEGTYWCGVDKPNIPDSYTKVELDVKKDDCCEKSVTETAYLGGEATIRCNYPEDHEYSTKYFCKESNDFKTCVNMTSAHQTTAEAGRFSVSDNRRERFSTVTIRDLTEDDTGNYWCGVETSRTEQRYITLITQVKLLVISEYKLLLSL, from the exons GTTGTTTGAGCTCCTTCAAAGTGACAGGATACTCTGGAGGAACTGTCATCATCGACTGTCATTATTCCACAGAAGAAAGAAGTCATGAGAAATATTTCTGCGTTGGGCAGTTTAGTTGGATTTGTAAGTATCAAATACAAACTGGATTGAATAACACCTGGTTCCACAGTGGTAGATTCTCTCTGTATGACATCACTGGAAGAAACTACTTCAAGGTGATCATCAGACAACTGACCAGACAAGATGAAGGGACCTACTGGTGTGGAGTGGACAAACCTAATATACCTGACAGTTATACCAAGGTAGAGCTGGATGTGAAGAAGG atgactgctgtgagaagtcagtcacaGAGACGGCCTATCTGGGAGGAGAAGCTACCATCAGATGCAACTATCCAGAGGACCATGAGTACAGCACCAAGTATTTCTGCAAGGAAAGCAATGACTTCAAGACTTGTGTTAATATGACCTCTGCTCACCAGACAACTGCAGAAGCTGGTCGTTTCTCTGTGTCTgacaacagaagagagagattCTCCACAGTGACCATCAGGGACCTGACTGAAGATGATACTGGGAACTACTGGTGTGGAGTAGAAACCAGCAGGACAGAACAACGTTACATTACACTGATCACACAGGTGAAGCTGCTTGTTATAAGTGAGTATAAACTTCTTCTTTCTCTTTAA